In Manis javanica isolate MJ-LG chromosome X, MJ_LKY, whole genome shotgun sequence, the DNA window ttgtttttctgtctttgcttttaaagtccttcctttcactttggtTTCTCGAAGTTTTATTGTATGAGTGTAGGCTTGCTTGTATGTGCGTTTCCAtgtctgtgtgcatatgtgtgtgtgtgtgtgtgcgtgcgtgtgtgtgtgtgagaagagagagagaaagaagagagaggagaagacagacaggggagagagagagagaattatgCTTGTGCTTTGGCACATCAAACATACcatctgatatttttctttgttttggacaATTGTTCAGTATTGTTCCTTTACGTGTTCTGCATCGGCTCTCTCTCTTCTTGGATGGCAATTGAGTATCTCTTGTGTGGTTAGGTACATACATTGCAATACTTTGACCAATACAAGATACACCTCAaagacttttaaaacatttccaataCATCCTCACTGCATTCTGTGCAATGGTATGTTACCATTTTGCTCCATGTGCTTTCTTTTGGTTCACTTACATCCAATATTTCATATCATACCTCCTTAGCATCTCTTCAAAGTAAGGTTTGGGTGCACGCAGATGTATGAATGTGCTCTCCCTGTAGTGTTTAACAACATGacttgaaaaataacatttacctTCACCACCTACTTCCATCCTTGTTCTCTTTTTCCACCCATCCGTTTTTCTCTTCTCAATGGAACCATGTCATGACATTTCTGTTTACCCTTCTAGATTTTCTCCCTGCTGTTTACATGCTTTTTGTAACCTAAGATAAAATATGTGGTCTTGCTTTCCATGTGAATGTGGGCCTTATGTAAAGCATTTATTTGTCCTTAATtggtctctagccagacttttttGCCTGAGTTTTTTCCATGTCAGTGCATGAGGGTCTTCATCAGTCTTTGTGCTCAATACATAACATGCCCTCCTTAGTCTTTGCCCCGTGGGTAGCAAGGGCCTGACCTAGGCCCACGGCTGTTGTGGTGACCTACAGGGTGATAACCTATCTTGTGATCAAGGGCACCTCTTTCTCCTTGTGCACCAGGAAAACCAATAGGTTCTGAAATACACATCTCGATCACTCTCCTGGATGTTAGTGATTACGGAGGTCTCACCTGCAGGAAGGGGGAGGCTGCCCTTGTCTTTCACCCCTAACAGCATGGGTGACTCCATTAGTGTTGTGGAGGATACTGGAGGTCTCCCTGTGGCAGGTAACAGGGACAGGAGGGGTAACGACATCTTGGAAGGAAAAGTTGGCCTGCTGGACGGGAGGAACCACCTGGGTTTGCAAAAGGAACGGGAGAGAATTCGAAGCAGTTTGTACTGCGGAAGTACAAACGTTCACAGTAAATTAAGATTTCAAGCCGAGAGGCTGAACATAGTGCTCTATTAATGAGTTGGCTTTAAAAGTATTCTTGGTGTTGGGGGCAGcataatacatgaaaaatacaGTTGAGAAAAGCATAAAATTCCATCTAAATGTAAGGTATACAGAGGGTGGGAGTTGAATGAATGGGGAGATGGTCCTGTGCCCATTGCAGAATATGGATAGATGTCCAGAGGAGACCCCCTTGAGAAGTGGAAGACTCAAAATTAACCACCTCCAAATCCACTAATCTAGAATGAACCACTATGCTGCCCCTAAATCCACAAGCCAGCCCTATCAAAGCAACAGCTCAGCAGGCAAGGCTAGGACAGACTGCCTCCCATTCAAGACTGATTTCCAGTTTTCCCTCCACTTGGTGCCTACTTGCCATCTGCAAAGATAAAGTCTTTCCTGGGATCTGGTAAGCAGGCTGCTTCTTGGCCATGCTTTCAGATCTGGACCTGCTGTGTTGCTTCTCTGCAAGGCCAGATATCATGGGGCAATTCTCTGTGGTGCTCAGGAGACCCTGGGAAGCACTTCTTCTGATTTGCTGTTCACTACCTAAGGAGAATGACATTGGGCCcaaggaaaatgaaggaaattcggtaaattttttcttgtttcatcttGTTTCTCACTCCTGTACCTCTGTGAGGAAGGGATGTTTCTCAGTCGGGCTCCAAAAAGGTTTTCAATATTAGAGCAATTGGTAGATAAGCTTGAGTGGCTGTTATCTTGATCACTACTCTCAACAACGTCCTTCTGAGAGTCAGTGCCCTCAGAAGTGGACTTTGCCAGGCAGGGGTGGTGGTGAACGATTCAGTAGCAGAAGCTGGGATGTTCTCAGTGAGCTCTCTGAAGCCTTGGCTGTGTTTCTTGGTTCTGTCTGGAGAAGCTGAGCCTCTTGGTAGGGGCCAGCTGCTGGGATTGCTCTCAAAAATGGTTCCCTCAGCAGCAGCAGTCACAGACCTTGAATAAACCTGTTGCTGATATTCAGGGTCTGCCAAAGCCTGAAAAGGGTGTCTGGGAGGCAGACGCTCCTTAGAACTGCTCCACTTTACAGGTGCACTTGCTGAGCCTGTTGAGGAAATTTGTGGCTGGAAGTTAGCCCCATCCCTGGCTTGGAAAGGGTCTTTGGAAGGCAGCTGCTCTTCAGAACTCCTCCACTCTTTAGGAGAGCTATCAGAAAGTGAGGGGGCTTCTTGCTTATACTCATGCTTCCCCAGGGCCTGGGAAAGGTGTCTGGGAGGCAGTTACTCTTCAGATCTCCTCCGCTCCACAGGAGCACTCTCTGACTGTGAGAAGACTTTTTGCGGGCCTTCAGGCCACTGCAGGGACTGGGAAGGGCATTTTGTAGGCAGCAGCTTCAAAGAAATGCCTCCCTCCATACTGGCACTCTCCCCACCTGCAAAAACTCGGTGCTCAGCTTTAGGCTTGGACAAAGATTTGGGAGGTTGATTTGAAGACAGAGGATCTGCATAAGTTCCTCCCTCAGTAGCAGGTTTCTCTTAGATCTGTTGTGCCATAGACTTCATGAACGACTGGGAAGGAGCCCTGGAAACTAGCAGTTTCTTAGGCATGCCTCTTTCCGCAGCAGTGTTCTCTAGACATGAGGACATTTCCTGAACCTTAGGCCCCATTGAGAGCTGGATAGGACATTTGGGAAGAGGTGGCTTCCCAGAAACGCCCATCTCAACGGCAGCACTCTAAAAACTTGAGCACAGTTGCTGGACTTTACACCTCACAGTGGTTAGGGAAAGCTCTTTAGAAGCACCCTCCTCAATGGCGACACTCTCTGGACCTGCAGAGGTTGGTTGGTGGACTACTGGTTCTGTCCGTGACTGGGAGGCCTCTGCTCCATAGAAATGCTCCTCTCAGCCGCGGTACTCTCTGGACCCACAAAGGCTAGGCACTCAAAGTGGCAGCTCCCCCAGGACTGGAAAGCATATGTGCGAGGCCTGCACTCCACAGGACCATGCCATTCTGCAGGAGCACTCACTGGACATGAATAGACTCCCTGCTTGGCTACTGGTCTCATGAGGGGCTGAGAAGACTCTCTGGGTGGCAGCGGTTCCACAGAAATGCATCACTCCATGGTGGCACTCTCTGAACCTACGGAGACTTGTTGCTCCAATGTAGGGCTCTCCCAGGCCTGGAAAGGGCATCTAGGAGGCTGCACCTCCACAGAAACGCTCTCCTCAGCCTTGGCATTCTCTGGAGCAGCAGAGGCTTGTTGCTCGACTTTGGGGCTCACCCAGGGCTGGAAGGTGTATCTGGGATGCACTGGCTCCACAGGACCACTCCATATGGCTGAAGCACTCACTGACTCAAGGGTCCTAGTCTGTGGCTGGAATTTAGGCCTAACCAAGGGTTGGGAAGGGCATCTGGGAGCCAGCTGCTCATCAGAACTCAATTCCACAAAACATTTTGATTTTGTGAGGACTTCTTGACCATCTTCAGGCTTCACCAAGGACTGAAAAGAGTCCCTGGGAGCTGCATCCTCTTCTGATGCACTCTCTGAACCTGAGGAGACTTCTTGTTCCTCTCCAGGGTCCTCCAAGGACTGGAAAGAGTCTCTGGGATCCAGCTGCTGCTCAGAAACACTCCCTGCCTCTGACGTGCTCTCTGAACCTGAGGAGACTTCTTCAGCTTTGGACTTTCCCAAAGACCGAGAAAGGCTTCTAGGAGGCAGCCTCTCTGCAGAAATGTCTCCCTCCGCCAAAACATTTGCCATACCTGAAATGCTTGCAGTAAAGTCTTGGAGAACATGTCCAGGAGGCTGTTCTTTGCAGCCAGTTGGGATGTCTTAAACCGACTCCACTTTCAACTGGACACTTGGTGAATCAAGGCAGGAAGCTCCTTCCTCTTCTGCCTGACTACAAGAAGGATCCATAAACCCCTGAGCCCCCACTGCCACCAGGAAAATGACATCTTCCTGGGTTGTAGAAGGGCTTTCCACCACTGGTAAAAGAGAAGTTCTGGCATCTGTCTTCTCGGCCCCAGAAGCCCCATCTTCGTGGTATGGTGATGGGCCACTAGCCAGAGATTCTTCTATGTCTGCAGGTATGGCTTGTGATGCTGATGCTTTTCTGGCTTCAGAATTAGTACCAGCATCTCTCCTTCCCATGTTATCTTTATCTGAAAGCAAATTCTGGGGAACAGCGGTTTCTGTTTGTGGAGTTGTGGGCTGCCCTACAACTTGCTCCTCCAAGGGCTGGTGATAGAAAAAGCACTTCTGGACAGTCTTTTCAGAAGATAGGGACCCAGCTCCCTCAACCAGGCCAACCCCTGGGCTGCACTGCTTAAAACTCCTTCCGCTGGCCACTCATTCCTGAAGTGCTCCATCCTTTCCTTCCATGTCGTTTTCTGTATGTTGCACAGAGTGGGTAGCCCCGGCTGCCGGCAGCATCTGTGCTTGCAGCCTGAGCTGTTGTCTTCTTATCACAAATCTCAGTTTTGTTGTTCTCCTCGGGGCTTGAAGGACCTATACCAAATAGAAATAAGGAAGTTTGTGCTTTTGACTTCCTAAAATAAGAATACTCTGTCCTGGCCCAAAGAGTACCAGTTTGCTCTCAAATTCTCTAGTACATTGAAGTAGCTGTTCAGAAGCTAGAACTTGGTCACCATTAGCCTTCTGCAGCTGGATATTCTTAAATCAAAGTGAAATCCCAGCTGTATGAACTGATTCCAAGGTTGGCTCATCACCATTGTTATCAATGGTCTGGTCCACAGTTAGATGTGAGGCATGTCAAAAGGCACTTTCTGAACTTGTAATGATTACCTTTTAGGAAACTGACTGGGGCAGGGTAAAGGGAAATTTTGCTTTCTACTTCATATGTATAATTTTCTACTTCACTCTACTTAATTTTCATATGTGcaggaattttttatttgttagaaAAATGTCAACAGGGGTTATCTGGGAGGTAGGGACCCAGATATATCTGGGCTATCTGGAAccccttttcttctgccttttactCTCTTGTATTAAAATAATCTGATGAAATACACATGCAAAGCCATTCTTGGAAGGCCTTAACAATTGCCATCAGTCTATGGCCTTCATTCAGGTCAAGCACAAGGCAGCAGTTGTACGGATAGCTCCTCTTCTCTCTAGTACTTTTACTAAGGAACTCAGTTTGATCCCAGGTGGGAGGGCCCTCGCTGCCTTTCCTCCCTTATCCATCCACTGCACCCCTAACTCCACCTAGTGGTTTCATATCCAGCATTCAGCACTGAGTATAGCTGCCTGCACCCCAAACCACTCCCATTATATGGAAAACCAATCAAA includes these proteins:
- the LOC108406503 gene encoding LOW QUALITY PROTEIN: acrosomal protein KIAA1210 (The sequence of the model RefSeq protein was modified relative to this genomic sequence to represent the inferred CDS: inserted 2 bases in 1 codon; substituted 1 base at 1 genomic stop codon), producing MGNRVLSSDSFFMVEPQPERSASKIHSSLKPQRGRPLQRSHLSRTWSAAETSRAPGAMTRYVPGSGIWIAGSKFSGVTEWYCSKSHHGAHAHLASAHLVSDLIQSPRILKNSQLVIKSRKSPQKKASPHKFSTVKKVEPKQGELKKRRVQTNQKKLKIDSAGPSSPEENNKTEICDKKTTAQAASTDAAGSRGYPLCATYRKRHGRKGWSTSGMSGXSGRSFKQCSPGVGLVEGAGSLSSEKTVQKCFFYHQPLEEQVVGQPTTPQTETAVPQNLLSDKDNMGRRDAGTNSEARKASASQAIPADIEESLASGPSPYHEDGASGAEKTDARTSLLPVVESPSTTQEDVIFLVAVGAQGFMDPSCSQAEEEGASCLDSPSVQLKVESVXDIPTGCKEQPPGHVLQDFTASISGMANVLAEGDISAERLPPRSLSRSLGKSKAEEVSSGSESTSEAGSVSEQQLDPRDSFQSLEDPGEEQEVSSGSESASEEDAAPRDSFQSLVKPEDGQEVLTKSKCFVELSSDEQLAPRCPSQPLVRPKFQPQTRTLESVSASAIWSGPVEPVHPRYTFQPWVSPKVEQQASAAPENAKAEESVSVEVQPPRCPFQAWESPTLEQQVSVGSESATME